The DNA region AAAATGTAGAAAACGGTTTTCGTTCCAAAGCTTTTGATGCTAATCGATTGATTACGGTAGGTATTTCAAAACATCTGTTTAGTAGTATTGGGAGCTTTCTAATTGCAAAATTCGATTATATTGATTTTAGTTTTTGTGAAAATAATAGCCTTTTTGAATTAGTCAATACGAAAAAAATTGATTTTGCTATTGTTACTAAAATGATAGAAACTTTTGATACCGTACAAAAGGAAATAGGAAAAATTAAGCAAATCGTTGTTGCTTCAAGTAATATAGATGCCACTCCATTACAGGCATATATTCAAAAAGAAGATAGTGTAGCGATTGAGAATTGGTTAAACGAACAAAAATGGTACAGTCATGATTCAGGAATTCCTCATATCAAATTATTTTGGCTTCATGTTTTTAATAAAAAGAGACCGTCGATGGTTTCTAATTATATTATTCCTTCCGAATATGAAATGTTAGAAATGCTTTCCAGAAATACAGGGGTAGCGGTTACTTGGGATATTAATGCGAAGTCTTTTCTTCAATCAGGAAAATTACAATTGTTATGGGAATCGGACCGAATGCCAGATACAGAGGTTTATCTTTTATCTGGCAAACACTCAGGATTTAATACGGTTGCTCAGGAAATTGAGGAAGAACTAAAAAAAGTGTTGGTTTGATTTACTTCTTATAAAACAAATTATGGTCAATGTATTCCCAAACTTTTTCAGGCAATAAAGGACGGACATTTTTACCTAATTTGATGTTGCTTCTAATTGCTGTCGAAGAAATTTCGACAACGGGAGCATCAATTATATGAATCTTAGGGTGGTTTTTGAATTCCAGATTTTCATCTTCAACAGAAATACGCGGATACACATAAATCTCGTGATGTTCTAAAATGGCTTCGTAGTTTTTCCACTTATGAAGCGATTTAAGATTGTCTTCGCCCATAATCAAAGAAAATTCATGATTAGGGTATTTTTCTTCAAGATGGGCTAAAGTATTTACTGTATAATTAGGTTGTGCCAATTTGAATTCAATATCCGAAGGTTTCAATTTAGGATAATCTTCAGTAGCCAGAAAAACCATTTGCAGGCGGTGGTAATCGTCCAGCAAAGTACTTTTTTTCTTCAAAGGATTGTGTGGTGTAACCACTAGCCATACTTGATCTAAATCGGCATGCTCCACCATATGATTGGCAATAATGAGATGCCCCACGTGAATGGGGTTGAAGGTGCCGAAATAGAGTCCGATTTTCATTGATTTAATTTAATGATTTAAAAATTCAAAGATTTAAAGATTGAGTATTCTTATAATTTTTCAATCTTTCAATTCTTCAATCTTTTAATTTTTATTTGTTCACAAAATTTCTCACTAATTCAGTTGCTTCTTCCAAAGCCACATCCAAATCATAATTTTTTGTCACTACATCAAATTGTGGAGCAGTAGCCAATTCTACGTGGGCTTTAGCGATACGCATATTGATTTTGTCTTCACTTTCGGTAGAGCGTTCTTTCAAACGGCGTTTTAATTCGTCCACACTTGGTGGTTTTACAAAAACAGCCAAAGTTTCTTCAGGGAATTTATTTTTGATACGCAAACCTCCGGCAACGTCAATGTCAAAAATTACGTTTTTACCCATAGCCCAGATGCGTTCTACTTCACTTTTTAAAGTACCGTAAAAATTATCTCTGTATACTTCTTCCCATTCTACAAAATCTTCATTTTTGATATGGTTTTTAAATTCGTCCAAAGAGATAAAATAGTAATCTTTTCCGTTTACTTCTTCGCCTCTGGCTTCACGAGTGGCTGCCGAGATAGAAAACTCTAAATTCAAGTCTTCTTGCTTTAATAAATGCCTAACTATAGTTGTTTTTCCCGAACCCGATGGCGCAGAGAATACGATTAATTTTCCTTTTTTCATTTTTTTAGTATTAGTCCTTAGTTCTTAGTCCTTAGTTTTCAATGCTAGACTAAGGACTAGGTACTATTTACTTATAAAACATTCAATACCTGTTCTTTGATTTTTTCCAATTCGTCTTTCATCATCACGACTAATTTTTGCATTTGCGCGTGATTCGATTTAGACCCCATGGTATTGATTTCGCGTCCCATTTCTTGGGTAATGAAACCTAATTTTCTACCATTAGCTTCGGTGCCTTTGATGGTTTCCAGGAAATAATCTAAGTGATTGGTTAGACGTACTTTTTCTTCCGTAATGTCTAATTTTTCTAAATAATAGATCAATTCCTGTTCAAAACGGTTTTCGTCAACATTTACTTTTAACTCATCTATAGCGGTTTGCAAACGGTCTTTGATGTTTTGAACGCGTTCCGGATCAAGAGCCAAAGCCTCGTTCATAAATTGACGAATATTGTTTATACGCAATTGGAATTCTTTTTCAAGTGATTCACCTTCATCTCTTCTAAAAGAAAGAATGTTACTTAAACTTTCGTCGATAACATTTTTTATCTGAGCCCATTCGTTTTCGTCGATTTCTTCTCTTTCCACTTTCATGGTGTCTGGCATACGAACGGCCATTTTCATTAACTCTGTTTCATCGGCATCGGCGTAAACCTTTCTTAGTTGGGCAATGTAAGCTTTTACGATAGGTACATTCACTTTGGTCGAAGTTTGCTCGGCAGTACTTTCGATAAAAATAGAAAAATCGATTTTCCCTCTTTCCAGTGCAGCGGCAATTTGGTTGCGTAAACCCAATTCCATTTCGCGATACACAGAAGGCATTCGCACATTTAAATCAAGTCCTTTGCTATTTAACGATTTTACTTCGACTGTTATTTTTTTGGTTGGTAATTGCAAAGTCGCTTTACCAAAACCGGTCATAGATTGTATCATATCATTTTATAAAAAGTGGTCAAAGATACTAAAAAAGTATTCAGTATTCAGTAGTCAGTTTTCAGTGCAAGGAAATCGCCATAAAGGTTTTCGCCACTAATTACACAAAAAACACAAATTAGTACTTATTTTTTATTTCACGAACCATTTAAATGGAGAGAATTAGAGAAATTCGATTTAAATCCTCCTAATAAATTAGTGGCAATTGGTGTAATTTGTGGTAACCTCTTTTAATAGCTTAGATTGTTGGTAGTAATTAAGGATTTATTTTTGCAAAGCCAAAATTACATTCTCAATATTTTGTTTGCTGTTGCCAATGTAAATTTTGCCATCAATGATAAAAACCGGACGACTTAAAAAAGTGTAATGTTCTAAAATGTATTTTTTAAAGTCCGCTTCGGTTAAGTTTTGGTCTTTTAATCCCATTGATTTATACAATTGTGCTTTTTTACTAAATAGCAGTTCGTAACTTCCTGAAAGTTGGTGCATTTGTTCTAATTCTTCAACTGAAATTGGATTTTGTTTGATATCGTGAAGTACTAGATTATGATTTTCAGGTAACGATTTGATTATTTTTCGACAAGTGTCGCAAGAAGAAAGATGATATACTTTATTGCTCATAATTTTTAATTCTTTATGCAAAGAAAAATCATTTGCGACTTAAATGCTTATTTTTACGCGAAATTTTTAAACTGATTCAAATGCAACAAGTATTTGAAACTACTTTGAAATCTAGAAAATTGATTTCAGAATTATTTCAAAAGTACTCTTTGGAGCAATTAAATAAAATTCCGGAAGGATTTAATAATAATTTGATTTGGAATATTGGTCATATTATTGTTGCACAACAAGTATTGGTATATAAATTGTCTGCTTTGCCAATGATGATTTCTGATGCGATGGTGGAGAAATATAAAAATGGATCGAGACCTGAGCAGGATGTTACACAAGAAGAATTAGATGCAATAAAACAATTGCTTTTTGATACAATTCATAAAACGAATTTGGATTATCAAAACGGTCTTTTTGAGGGATATAACGAGTATACTACCTCGATAGGTTTTGATTTAAAAAGTGCCGAAGAAGCAATGGTGTATAATAATTTTCATGAGGGACTTCATGTGGGAGTAATGATGGCAATTAAAAAATTTATTTAAATCAAAAAGATTAATTTTAGCAAAAAAAATACAATGAAAGAGCTATTAGAGATTACCAAAACGAGTAGAAACATGGTTTCTAAGTTGATTCAGGGATATACATTAGAGCAATTGAACAAAGTTCCGGCAGGATTTAATAACAATTTGATTTGGAACGTAGGTCATATCGTAGTGACACAACAATTGTTGGTATATAAATTAGCGGGCTTACCGATGATGATTTCTGATGAATTTGTTAAAAAATACATGAAAGGTACTAAAACAGAACATCAGGCAACACAAGAAGAAGTAGACGAAATATTATCTTTGTTACATGCAACAGTTGAACAAACTGCAAAAGATATTGATAATAATTTGTTTCAAAATTTCACTGAATATCCAACCTCTACAGGTTTTGTTTTAAAAAGCAATGCGGATTCTATGGAGTTTAATAATTTCCATGAAGGTCTTCACATTGGAGTAATCATGGCAATCCGAAAACTGGTTTAATATTCTTAACGAATACTATTTTAAAAGGAAAGAGTTTCTTGTACGGAGCTCTTTTTTTATTTTTTATTAGCGGTTTAATAGTCAAAAATGGTTGGTAAAAACGCTGCAAAGCATTGTGAAATATGATGTTTCCGAAAGTTTATTGAAATTCGTTTCAATAAACTTTTTTTATTTATGAATAACTCAAAAAAAGCGCTGTCCCACATGTAAAAGTCTTCAAACTATTAAATGGGGAAAAAGAGAAAATAAACAACGATTTAAGTGCAAAGATTGCGGACAATTATTTACATCAAATAATAAATCAGTTTCGGATTCTAATAAAGAAATTTGGTTTAGAAACTGGGTAATAGGGAAAGATACATTTGATAAAATATCGGTCGAATCAGGGTATAGCAAAAGTACATTACAACGTTATTTTTCTAAAATGCTATCCAAAGCTCCAATTTTAGAATTTAGTTCAACAGATGAAATTTACCTGGTAATTGATGGAACTTATTTTCCTAACGATATTTGTCTGGTGGTTTATAGAAACTTTCATTTAAAGTCGACACAGCTTTATAGAATGACTAATGGAGAGCATTTTGAAGAAATAGCAGAAGACTTGCAAAATTTATTAAGTCTAGGAATCAAAATAAAAAGCATTACATCTGATGGAGATAAATCATCTATAAAGGCCATTAAAAAAGTTTGTCCAAGAGTACCTTTTCAACGATGTTTAGTCCATATTTCAAGAATGTGTAGAATATGGCTTACACAGAACCCTAAACATAAATCAGGTTTTGAACTCAAACAAATAGCAATAAAAATCCATCATATTGATTCTGAATACAAACGACAATTATGGCTAATAGAACTCATTCAATGGGAAGAACGATATAGAGATTTTATTAACCAAAAATCATCTAATATTGAAACAGGAAGATATTGGTATACTCATAAAATGGTTAGAAGATCATTTAATGTAATCAAAAAAGCTATACCTAATATGTTCCTGTACTTGAAGGATGACAAAATACCCAACTCAACAAACTCTCTAGAATCCTTTTTTGGACACTTAAAAGGCAACTTGAATATCCATAGAGGATTAAGTTTAGCCAATAGGAAGAACTTCTTGAAATGGTATTTATATTATAAAAACCAAATCTGAAATAGGTTTTTCTAAGCCATATCAGATTGCCGATAATTAAACAAAAAAAGGATAGCTAAAAACTATCCTTTTAATTATCGTATAATCATCAAATTTATTGCTGGTTGGTTGCTCCTCAGCAGAGCCAACTTCCTCTTCAATTTGACAGCCTAATTTAACTAATCCAAAATGAAAAATCACCAACCATTTTTGACCACATTACCTTATTAGCTATTGCAAATAATAAATGTAGCCAAAATTAAACCAAACCAGCCAGTCATTAGCTTTGTTTTCTTTGTACAAATCTGGATTAGGTTTTAAACCATCAACCCAATCCGAAAAGTAATATTGAAAACGTAAATCAACCATCAAATCGCTTAATGGCGATAATTTATAACGCGTACCCACACTGGAAACAATAGACCATACGGTTCCGTTTTCCGTAGAAAAACCATATTGTCTATCATCTGTAGGGGTGAGGTATTTTGGATAAGTGGTAAGCGGAGTTCCTAAGGGACCCATTGTAGAATAAGCTTTAGCATTGTAATTACTAAATTGAGCACCAAGACTCACAAAAGGACCAAGACTCCCAATACGTGCTGTGAAGTCGCGAATACTCAGAGGGAAGTATTCTAATTGCATTCCAATATTGGTTACGGCACTTTCTCCTTTCATTTCTCGTAATTGCATCGCCTCAAGAGAAGTCCTTTTTACCCATTCTCCTAAATGTTCAAAATTGGTTTTGTTATACGATAGTTCACTTCGTAGCTTGAAGTGGTCGTTAAAATAGGTTTCAGGTGTGTAACAGTTACATTCTGCTTTATAGGAGAAGTTGAGGTAATGAATTATTCCTATTCCATTTCCTGTGTTTCCTACATTGGTTTCAAAATCATGACGAACACCATAATCGGATTGAAAAGCTACAGGTCCAGCAATTACACCTATTTCATGAGAAAACCCAAACTGAGCTTTCATTTTACTTGAAATTCCAAGTAAAATAAATATGATAAACAAACCTAGCCAATTATTTCGGAGCATCTTAGTGTGAGTCAGGGTGGAACAAAGATATGAAAAACTTTAAATGGGATAATAGCAATTAAAATAAAGTTGTAAAACAGCCTTTTAGTTGTTGTAATGTTAATGTTTTTATAAGAGTTGGTATAGTAATTTTTGAATTTTGGGAAGAAGTTTTAACTTTAGATAATTCGTAGTCTAAAAAGGGGCTAAACGAGTGTAGTAATGAGTATAAAACGTAACTTTGTTTTACCTTTACGAAAACGTTTTCTTAACTCTATTAATCAATTAAATATTATGTCTCAAGCTGTCCAAAATTTTATGAATGGGGTTACTTTAAAAAACCCCAACGAACCTGAATTTTTACAAGCTGTTTTTGAAGTGGCTGAAACGGTGATTCCTTTTATTGAAAAGCATAAAAAGTACCAAAACAAAATGCTTTTAGAGCGAATGGT from Flavobacterium nitratireducens includes:
- a CDS encoding LysR family transcriptional regulator, whose translation is MVNLEWYRTFKSVYKNGNFSLAAKELFISQPAVSQQISMLEAHVGYKLFNRKSKGVEPTEYAKLLNNLIIEALDRLENVENGFRSKAFDANRLITVGISKHLFSSIGSFLIAKFDYIDFSFCENNSLFELVNTKKIDFAIVTKMIETFDTVQKEIGKIKQIVVASSNIDATPLQAYIQKEDSVAIENWLNEQKWYSHDSGIPHIKLFWLHVFNKKRPSMVSNYIIPSEYEMLEMLSRNTGVAVTWDINAKSFLQSGKLQLLWESDRMPDTEVYLLSGKHSGFNTVAQEIEEELKKVLV
- the nadD gene encoding nicotinate (nicotinamide) nucleotide adenylyltransferase, with product MKIGLYFGTFNPIHVGHLIIANHMVEHADLDQVWLVVTPHNPLKKKSTLLDDYHRLQMVFLATEDYPKLKPSDIEFKLAQPNYTVNTLAHLEEKYPNHEFSLIMGEDNLKSLHKWKNYEAILEHHEIYVYPRISVEDENLEFKNHPKIHIIDAPVVEISSTAIRSNIKLGKNVRPLLPEKVWEYIDHNLFYKK
- the gmk gene encoding guanylate kinase; translated protein: MKKGKLIVFSAPSGSGKTTIVRHLLKQEDLNLEFSISAATREARGEEVNGKDYYFISLDEFKNHIKNEDFVEWEEVYRDNFYGTLKSEVERIWAMGKNVIFDIDVAGGLRIKNKFPEETLAVFVKPPSVDELKRRLKERSTESEDKINMRIAKAHVELATAPQFDVVTKNYDLDVALEEATELVRNFVNK
- a CDS encoding YicC/YloC family endoribonuclease; this translates as MIQSMTGFGKATLQLPTKKITVEVKSLNSKGLDLNVRMPSVYREMELGLRNQIAAALERGKIDFSIFIESTAEQTSTKVNVPIVKAYIAQLRKVYADADETELMKMAVRMPDTMKVEREEIDENEWAQIKNVIDESLSNILSFRRDEGESLEKEFQLRINNIRQFMNEALALDPERVQNIKDRLQTAIDELKVNVDENRFEQELIYYLEKLDITEEKVRLTNHLDYFLETIKGTEANGRKLGFITQEMGREINTMGSKSNHAQMQKLVVMMKDELEKIKEQVLNVL
- a CDS encoding arsenate reductase family protein gives rise to the protein MSNKVYHLSSCDTCRKIIKSLPENHNLVLHDIKQNPISVEELEQMHQLSGSYELLFSKKAQLYKSMGLKDQNLTEADFKKYILEHYTFLSRPVFIIDGKIYIGNSKQNIENVILALQK
- a CDS encoding DinB family protein; translated protein: MQQVFETTLKSRKLISELFQKYSLEQLNKIPEGFNNNLIWNIGHIIVAQQVLVYKLSALPMMISDAMVEKYKNGSRPEQDVTQEELDAIKQLLFDTIHKTNLDYQNGLFEGYNEYTTSIGFDLKSAEEAMVYNNFHEGLHVGVMMAIKKFI
- a CDS encoding DinB family protein, with the protein product MKELLEITKTSRNMVSKLIQGYTLEQLNKVPAGFNNNLIWNVGHIVVTQQLLVYKLAGLPMMISDEFVKKYMKGTKTEHQATQEEVDEILSLLHATVEQTAKDIDNNLFQNFTEYPTSTGFVLKSNADSMEFNNFHEGLHIGVIMAIRKLV
- a CDS encoding IS256 family transposase, variant Zn-binding type — translated: MTQKKRCPTCKSLQTIKWGKRENKQRFKCKDCGQLFTSNNKSVSDSNKEIWFRNWVIGKDTFDKISVESGYSKSTLQRYFSKMLSKAPILEFSSTDEIYLVIDGTYFPNDICLVVYRNFHLKSTQLYRMTNGEHFEEIAEDLQNLLSLGIKIKSITSDGDKSSIKAIKKVCPRVPFQRCLVHISRMCRIWLTQNPKHKSGFELKQIAIKIHHIDSEYKRQLWLIELIQWEERYRDFINQKSSNIETGRYWYTHKMVRRSFNVIKKAIPNMFLYLKDDKIPNSTNSLESFFGHLKGNLNIHRGLSLANRKNFLKWYLYYKNQI
- a CDS encoding THC0290_0291 family protein: MLRNNWLGLFIIFILLGISSKMKAQFGFSHEIGVIAGPVAFQSDYGVRHDFETNVGNTGNGIGIIHYLNFSYKAECNCYTPETYFNDHFKLRSELSYNKTNFEHLGEWVKRTSLEAMQLREMKGESAVTNIGMQLEYFPLSIRDFTARIGSLGPFVSLGAQFSNYNAKAYSTMGPLGTPLTTYPKYLTPTDDRQYGFSTENGTVWSIVSSVGTRYKLSPLSDLMVDLRFQYYFSDWVDGLKPNPDLYKENKANDWLVWFNFGYIYYLQ